The region AGACCGTGCGGCGCGACCTGCGCGCCCTGGAGGACCACGGCCTGGTCCGCCGCACCCACGGCGGCGCCTACCCCGTGGAGAGCGCCGGGTTCGAGACGACGCTCGCCTTCCGCGCCACCAGCCACGTACCCGAGAAGCGCCGGATCGCGAGCGCCGCGGCCGAGCTGCTCGGGGACGCCGAGACCGTGTTCATCGACGAGGGGTTCACCCCGCAGCTCATCGCCGAGGCACTTCCCAAGGACCGGCCACTGACCGTGGTCACCGCCTCCCTGGCCACGGCGGGCGCGCTCGCCGAGGCCGACCACACCAGCGTCCTGCTGCTCGGCGGCCGGGTCCGCCCCGGCACGCTCGCGACCGTGGACCACTGGACGACGAAGATGCTCGCCGGCTTCGTCATCGACCTGGCGTACATCGGCGCCAACGGCATCTCCCGCGAACACGGCCTCACCACCCCCGACCCGGCGGTCAGCGAGGTCAAGGCCCAGGCGATCAGGGCCTCCCGGCGCACGGTCTTCGCGGGCGTGCACACCAAGTTCGGGGCGGTCAGCTTCTGCCGCTTCGCGGAGATCACCGCCCTGGAAGCGATCGTCACGAGCACGCTGCTTCCGACGTCGGAAGCACACCGGTACTCCTTGCAAGGCCCCCAGGTCATCCGAGTCTGAAAACCCAACTCACCCACTACAAGGGCACAGTCAACCCAAGAACGCCCTTTATCTCCCTATACGTCCAGGAGCGATCCATGCGAACCCAGAGCCGACGGAGGCCGCGCGCACTAGTCGCGGTCGCCGCAGGGACGCTGCTCGCCCCGCTGCTCTCCGGCTGTTGGGTCGGAGCGGGCGGGTCGGGGTCGGGCGGCGACTCCATCAACGTCCTGATGGTCAACAACCCGCAGATGGTGGAGCTGCAGAAGCTCACCAAGGCGCACTTCACCAAGGAGAGCGGCATCAAGGTGAACTTCACCGTGCTGCCGGAGAACGACGTCCGCGACAAGATCAGCCAGGACTTCGCCAACCAGGCCGGTCAGTACGACGTCGCCACGCTCTCCAACTACGAGATCCCGATCTACGCCCGCAACGGCTGGCTGCACGACATGGACACCTACGTACGCCAGGACAGCGGCTACGACGAGCAGGACATCCTCGCCCCCATGCGGCAGTCCCTGACGGCGGCCGACGGCAAGCTCTACGGGCAGCCGTTCTACGGCGAGTCGTCCTTCCTGATGTACCGCAAGGACGTCTTCGCCCAGAAGGGCCTGACGATGCCCGACCACCCCACCTGGGAACAGGTGGGACAGCTGGCCGCCGAGGCCGACGGCGCCCGGTCCGGCATGAAGGGCATCTGTCTGCGCGGCCTGCCCGGCTGGGGCGAGATCATGGCGCCCCTCACCACCGTCGTGAACACCTTCGGCGGCACCTGGTTCGACAAGGACTGGAAGGCCCGTCTCGACTCCCCCGAGTTCGAGAAGGCGACGAAGTTCTACGTGGACCTCGTCCGCAAGCACGGCGAGTCCGGCGCCGCCCAGTCCGGCTTCGCCGAGTGCCTCAACAACATGACCCAGGGCAAGACCGCCATGTGGTACGACGCCACCTCCGCGGCGGGCTCCCTGGAGGCGTCCGACTCCCCGGTCAAGGGCAAGATCGGCTATGTACCCGCGCCCGTCGAGAAGACCAAGTCCTCCGGCTGGCTCTACACCTGGGCCTGGGGTCTGCAGAAGGCCTCCCACAACTCCGACAAGGCCTGGAAGTTCATCTCCTGGGCCTCGAGCAAGCAGTACGAGCAGCTGGTCGGGGACACGATCGGCTGGTCCAACGTGCCGGCCGGCAAGCGCGCCTCCACCTACACGAACGCCGCGTACACCAAGGAGGCCGCCGCCTTCCAGGAGATGACCCGCGAAGCCATCGAGGGCGCCCGGCCGCGTGACCCGGGCGTGCAGCCGCGCCCCGCGCCCGGCATCCAGTTCGTCGGCATCCCCGAGTTCACCGACCTCGGCACCAAGGTCTCGCAGGAGATCAGCGCGGCCGTCGCCGGACGCCAGTCCGTCGACTCGGCCCTGAAGAAGTCCCAGAAACTCGCCGAGAAGATCTCCAAGGAGTACGAGGGACGATGACCGCCACGACAACGGCCCCCGTGGCCGCCACTCCCGTACGCACCCTGGGAAAGCCGTCCAACCGGCTGCGCGCCTGGGCCACCCGCGCCCCGCTGCTCCCCGCCCTGATCTTCATGGTCGCCGTGACCCAGCTCCCCTTCGTGGCCACGCTGGTGATCTCCTTCTTCGACTGGAACGCGCTCTACCCCAAGGCCCGCCACTTCACCGGCCTCTCCAACTACTCGGACGTCCTCACCGACCCCGACCTGCGCCACTCCGTCTGGACGACGATCCTCCTGACGGCGGCCGTGGTCGTCGCCAGCCTGGTCATCGGCCTGGGTCTGGCCCTGCTCCTGGACCGCAAGTTCCGCGGCCGGGGCATCGTCAGAACCCTCCTCATCGCCCCCTTCCTTGTGGTCCCGGTCGCCGCGGCCCTGCTCTGGAAGCACGTGCTCTACAACCCGGAGTACGGGCTGCTCAACGGACTGCTGCACTACGTGGGCGGCCCCCAGCCCGACTGGATCTCCAACACCCCGCTGCTGGCGGTCGAGGCCTCCCTGGTCTGGCAGTGGACGCCGTTCATGATGCTGATCCTCCTGGCCGGCCTGCAGAGCCGCGACCACCAGCAGATCGAGGCCGCCCGGGTGGACGGCGCGAGCGACTGGCAGGTCTTCCGCTACCTCACCCTCCCCCACCTGCGCCGCTACCTCGAACTGGGCGCCCTGCTGGGCTCGATCTACATCGTCCAGAACTTCGACGCGGTCTTCACCCTCACCTCGGGCGGCCTGGGGACGGCGAACCTCCCCTACACCGTCTACCAGAGCTTCTACCAGGCCCACGAGAACGGCCTCGCCTCCGCCGCGGGCGTCCTGGTCGTCATCGGTTCGATCATCATCGCGACCTTCGCGCTGCGCGTGGTCTCGTCCCTGTTCCGCGAGGAGGTGTCCCGCGCATGAGCGCCACCACGATCCGCGTACGACCCCGGCGTGCCCGGGGAACGGGCCTGGGCCTGCTGGCCTGGCTGCTCGGTGTGCTGTTCTTCCTGCCCATCGCGTGGATGGCCCTGACGTCGTTCCACTCGGAGTCGGACGCGGCGACCAACCCGCCGTCCTTCGGCGCCGCCCTCACCCTCGACGGCTACCGCGACTTCTTCGGCACGGGCGGCGGCGCGAGCCCCTGGCCCGCGCTGCTCAACTCGACGGTGGCCTCGGTGGTCTCCACCCTCTGCGTCCTCCTGCTGGCCTTCCCGGCGGCGTACGCACTCTCCATCCGCCCGGTGAAGAAGTGGACGGACGTCCTGTTCTTCTTCCTGTCGACGAAGATGCTGCCGGTGGTGGCGGGCCTCCTCCCGATCTACCTCTTCGCGAAGAACACCGGAATGCTGGACAACATCTGGCTCCTGGTCATCCTCTACACCTCCATGAACCTGCCGATCGCGGTGTGGATGATGCAGTCGTTCCTCGCCGAGGTACCGGTGGCGGTGATCGAGGCGGCCCAGATCGACGGCGCGAAACTGCCGACGATCCTGGCCCGAGTCGTCGCCCCCATAGCCCTCCCCGGCATCGCGGCCACGGCCCTGATCTGCTTCATCTTCAGCTGGAACGAACTGCTGTTCGCCCGCGTGCTGACCGGCGTGGTCGCCGAGACGGCCCCCGTCTTCCTGACCGGCTTCATCACCAGCCAGGGCCTGTTCCTGGCCAAGGTGTGCGCCGCCTCGCTCGTCATCTCCCTGCCGGTGCTCGCCGCGGGGTTCGCCGCCCAGGACAAACTGGTCCAGGGCCTGTCCTTGGGAGCCGTCAAATGAAGGCCGCCGTCATCGAGTCCGTGGGCCGCGCCGTCGTCACCGAGGTCCCGGACCCGACGCCGGGCCCCCGCGAGGTCGTCGTCGAGGTCGCCGCCTGCGGCCTGTGCGGCACGGACCTGCACATCCTCCAGGGCGAGTTCGCGCCGAAGCTGCCGATCGTGCCGGGCCACGAGTTCGCCGGCGAGGTGGTCGGGGTCGGCGCCCAGGTCACGGAGATCTCGATCGGCGACCGAGTGGCGGTGGACCCCTCCCTCTACTGCTACGAGTGCCGCTACTGCCGTACGGGCCACAACAACCTCTGCGAACGTTGGGCCGCGATCGGCGTCACCACGGCGGGCGGGGCCGCGCAGTACGCGGTGGCCCCGGTGGCGAACTGCGTGAAGCTGCCCGAGCACGTACGCACCCAGGACGCGGCGTTGGTGGAGCCGCTGTCGTGCGCGGTACGCGGCTACGACGTCCTGCGGTCCCGCCTGGGAGCCCATGTCCTGATCTACGGCTCCGGGACGATGGGCCTGATGATGCTGGAGCTGGCCAAGCGGACCGGCGCGGCGAGCGTGGACGTCGTGGACCTGAACGCGGCCCGCCTGGAGACGGCACGCACGCTCGGCGTCTCGGGGTCGGCGGCGAACGCCGACGAGCTGGACCGGCCGCAGGGCTGGGACGTCGTCGTCGACGCGACCGGCAACGCGGCGGCCATCCAGGACGGCCTGGACCGGGTGGCCAAGGCGGGCACGTTCCTCCAGTTCGGGGTCGCCGACTACGCCACCCGCGTGACGATCGACCCGTACCGCATCTACAACCAGGAGATCACCATCACCG is a window of Streptomyces sp. NBC_00271 DNA encoding:
- a CDS encoding zinc-dependent alcohol dehydrogenase family protein, with protein sequence MKAAVIESVGRAVVTEVPDPTPGPREVVVEVAACGLCGTDLHILQGEFAPKLPIVPGHEFAGEVVGVGAQVTEISIGDRVAVDPSLYCYECRYCRTGHNNLCERWAAIGVTTAGGAAQYAVAPVANCVKLPEHVRTQDAALVEPLSCAVRGYDVLRSRLGAHVLIYGSGTMGLMMLELAKRTGAASVDVVDLNAARLETARTLGVSGSAANADELDRPQGWDVVVDATGNAAAIQDGLDRVAKAGTFLQFGVADYATRVTIDPYRIYNQEITITGSMAVLHSFERAAELFANGVLDPEIFISDRIELERYPQALEQFAAGVGRKIVVVP
- a CDS encoding carbohydrate ABC transporter permease encodes the protein MTATTTAPVAATPVRTLGKPSNRLRAWATRAPLLPALIFMVAVTQLPFVATLVISFFDWNALYPKARHFTGLSNYSDVLTDPDLRHSVWTTILLTAAVVVASLVIGLGLALLLDRKFRGRGIVRTLLIAPFLVVPVAAALLWKHVLYNPEYGLLNGLLHYVGGPQPDWISNTPLLAVEASLVWQWTPFMMLILLAGLQSRDHQQIEAARVDGASDWQVFRYLTLPHLRRYLELGALLGSIYIVQNFDAVFTLTSGGLGTANLPYTVYQSFYQAHENGLASAAGVLVVIGSIIIATFALRVVSSLFREEVSRA
- a CDS encoding DeoR/GlpR family DNA-binding transcription regulator — encoded protein: MTAEERQREIVRAARRTGAVDVTALAAELGVAKETVRRDLRALEDHGLVRRTHGGAYPVESAGFETTLAFRATSHVPEKRRIASAAAELLGDAETVFIDEGFTPQLIAEALPKDRPLTVVTASLATAGALAEADHTSVLLLGGRVRPGTLATVDHWTTKMLAGFVIDLAYIGANGISREHGLTTPDPAVSEVKAQAIRASRRTVFAGVHTKFGAVSFCRFAEITALEAIVTSTLLPTSEAHRYSLQGPQVIRV
- a CDS encoding carbohydrate ABC transporter permease, coding for MSATTIRVRPRRARGTGLGLLAWLLGVLFFLPIAWMALTSFHSESDAATNPPSFGAALTLDGYRDFFGTGGGASPWPALLNSTVASVVSTLCVLLLAFPAAYALSIRPVKKWTDVLFFFLSTKMLPVVAGLLPIYLFAKNTGMLDNIWLLVILYTSMNLPIAVWMMQSFLAEVPVAVIEAAQIDGAKLPTILARVVAPIALPGIAATALICFIFSWNELLFARVLTGVVAETAPVFLTGFITSQGLFLAKVCAASLVISLPVLAAGFAAQDKLVQGLSLGAVK
- a CDS encoding ABC transporter substrate-binding protein — translated: MRTQSRRRPRALVAVAAGTLLAPLLSGCWVGAGGSGSGGDSINVLMVNNPQMVELQKLTKAHFTKESGIKVNFTVLPENDVRDKISQDFANQAGQYDVATLSNYEIPIYARNGWLHDMDTYVRQDSGYDEQDILAPMRQSLTAADGKLYGQPFYGESSFLMYRKDVFAQKGLTMPDHPTWEQVGQLAAEADGARSGMKGICLRGLPGWGEIMAPLTTVVNTFGGTWFDKDWKARLDSPEFEKATKFYVDLVRKHGESGAAQSGFAECLNNMTQGKTAMWYDATSAAGSLEASDSPVKGKIGYVPAPVEKTKSSGWLYTWAWGLQKASHNSDKAWKFISWASSKQYEQLVGDTIGWSNVPAGKRASTYTNAAYTKEAAAFQEMTREAIEGARPRDPGVQPRPAPGIQFVGIPEFTDLGTKVSQEISAAVAGRQSVDSALKKSQKLAEKISKEYEGR